From the genome of Deltaproteobacteria bacterium:
CGCCGGTCGCGGCCTTCTCCCACTCGAGTGCGGACGGAAGGCGTTTTCCGGCCCATTTGGCGAAGGCCTGCGCCTGATGAAACGTCACCGAGGTCACGGGATATCGGTCCGTCCCGTGGATGCTTCGCCCGTCGATCCAGTCGGGCGGAGGCTCGATGCCGGTCGCCTCGACGAACCTTCGATACATCTCGTTCGTCACGGGGTAGCGGTCGATCCGGAACGGGCGAAGCTCAATCGCTCGTCCATTCGCGTTGATCGGGAACAATCCGCCGTCGACGCCAACCGTCTCGATCGACGCGATGACAGGCCGGCCCGCGCCGACCTCGACCGCATCGAGCGCGGTGTATTCCGGGATCACGGGGAGCGGCACGAGACCGGGAACACCCTCGAGCTCCACCTCGTCGAGTTCCACGTCGAGGAAAGCGTTCTTTTTCGGATCGAACTCGGGGACTTGTTCGTCGAGCGGCGCCCGTCCGCCGAAGCGCGCGCCCTCCGCAGCCTTGGGTTCCTCTTTTTCCGCAACGGCCTCGGGGGATTCCGGCGCGGACTCGGGGGACGGCTTCGGCGGTTCCGGTTCTTGCTCCACCGTTTCGGCAGCGGGCTTCACGAAGTCCGGCCTGGGACGCGGAGGGGGCGTCGGGGTATCGTCGACATTCGGCGCCTGCGCCGCGATCGGCGGTGTTTTGACCGGACGTGGGGGCGCAGGCGATGCGTTTTCCCGCGCGGCGTCGGCCGGTTTAGCGGACGGCGCGGGGCGCGGCGCGGCGGCGCGCGGTTTCGGCGAGGTGGGCCCGGTTTCCGGCGACGCGGCCGCCGGTCCCGGCTTCATCGCTCGCGGGGAATCATCCGGTTTGGGAGGTGGAGGCACGGCGGCGGGCTTTGCCGCGGGCTTCGGCGGAGCTTTGGTCGCCGGCTTTTCCGGTTCGACGGGGACTTCCGGGCGAACAACCGGCGGGGGCGTGGCCGGGATCGGGTCGAAGACATAGCCGCAATAAATGCAGAACAGCGCGGCCTCGTCGATCTTGTGAAAGCACTCGGGGCATTTTTTGAGCGTGCGGTTCACGCGATTGACGGGCAGGACGACGGGATCGGCCTTTTTTCCAGGTGTTTCGGGGACCGGATTTCGGACAAGCGGTTTTTTATAGATTTCGGTGTCGATCTTGATGTCGAGGATCGATCCGCAGTGCGTGCAAAATGACGAGCCCGGCGTGCGCGGTTGTCCGCACTCCGAGCACAAATTGGACAGGTCCTTGCGACAACGGCGACACGTCTTCGCCGTCGCGAAGTTGGGATGTCCGCAATAAGGGCACGTGAGCGCCATGGCGGGATGTGTTCCCTCGGGTTATTTCCAGAGTGTTTATAGGCAAGGATGCCCGCGTTCACAAGCCATCCCACCGGCTGCGCCCGCCGGAAGTCGCCGACAGGGTCTCAGGATCGTTCGGCACCCACGTCGGCGTGAGCGAGAGCGAGGCCCCCGCGAAGCTGGTGAAGGTTTTCGGCGATCAGATCGGCCATTCGGCGAAACATGACCGGCGATCGATCGGCCTCGGCCCCGTGCATCTGGGCGATGGCGCCCGCGATATTGCGCGACACGATTTCGCTTCCGGGCCAGGAGTTCCAGAACTCGCCATCCCAGCACGACGAGAGATATTCACACGACTGCAACTGACCGCGCCACGCCTCGCGAACCACCGCCGCCGCCCCGCAGTAATCGCGCGCGAACAAAAACGAGTCCAGATCCGCCAGCCGGCCCTGCGCCGCTTCGAGTCGCCGACGGCACTCTCCGAGTCGTTCCGGGGATTCGATGTCCATACGGTCTCATACTACATCTAGTCATTGAGGGTCAATCTGTGGACAACATATAGTAGGGCTGTGGAACACCGGTCCGAGCTGTGGACAGATCGCGTCGCGTCGCGAAGATGGACGTCATGTTCGATTCCCCCGACACCGTCGCCGTCTACGTCCACATCCCGTGGTGCGCGAGCAAGTGCTGGTACTGCGATTTCAACAGCCACGCGCACGCCACGCCGCCCGAGCGCGAATACACCGACGCCCTGCTCGCGGAGTGGCGCGCCCGGCTCGATGAAGCAGGCGGACCGGTCGCGTCCATCTATTTCGGCGGCGGCACGCCGTCTTCGTTCTCTCCCGACGCCATCGCCCGCGTGATCCGCGCCCTTCGCGCCGACGCCGACGTCGTCGACGACGTCGAGATCACGCTCGAAGCGAATCCGGGCACGGTCGATTCCGCGCGCATCGCCGGATTCGCCGAAGCGGGCGTAAACCGCATCTCGCTCGGCGTGCAGAGTCTCGACCCCGACGTGCTCGTGAAGCTGGGCCGCCGCCACTCGCCCGAAGATGTCATCCGCGCCGCCCTCGCCGTTCGCGCGGCGAACGTCACCAATTTCAACCTTGATTTGATGTTCGGCATTCCGGAACGCCCTGCCGGACGCCTCGAGCGCGATCTCGACGAACTGCTCGCGCTCGATTCGCCGCACGTTTCCGCCTACTGCCTGACGATCTACGACGACACGCACCTGGGCCGCGAACGGCGTCGCGGGCGGCGCGCCGAGATGGGCGAGGACGACGCCTCGGACGAGTTCGCCCGTGTGTGCGAGCGTTTGGAGGCTTCGGGACGCCCGCAATACGAGATCGCGAACTTCGGCAGACCGGGCTTCGAGTCACGGCACAACACGCACTACTGGCTGCGCGGGCGATACATCGGTCTCGGCGCGGGGGCGTACTCGTTTTTCCACGCCCCCGGAGATCCGACCGGGGTGCGTTTCGAGAATGAAAAGTCGCCGGAAAGTTACATGGATCGCATCGGCGAAACCTTGTCCGCCCGCGTGTGGGAAGAGCGATTGACCATGGATCAGGCGCTGGGCGAGGCGATGTTTCTGGGCCTGCGACGCATCGCGGGGATCGATCCGGCGAAGATCGCGGAGCGCTACGGCGTCGATCCGCGCGAGCGGTTTCGATCGGAACTGACGGAACTAGGCGAGCGCGGATGGATCACCGACGACGGCGCGTCGATCAGTCTCACGCGCGAAGGGCTGTTTGTGTCCGACGAAGTCTTCTGCCGATTCGTCTGACGCGCTCGGCGGTCAAGGTGTCTTCGGCCGACACGCCTTGACCTGCTCCGCCAGGCGATGCGCGCGATTCGCGTGTCCCAACGCGGTCGAATCGTCCCGCCGCTCAAATGCCTCGCGCATCAGACGCAATTCATCCTCGGCCTCCCGGCCCAGCTCGGGGCAGTGAACGAGGGTGGCCGAGAAACGCAGGTCATTCACGGCCTGCGTCGCGGAGGCCATGGCCGCGATGGGCCGGGCCGTGGCGCAACCGACGATGGCGATGCCGACCATCAACACCACGGCGACCAGGATGCAGCTTCGCATCGGCACGACAAGCCCTCCGTCATTTCGTCGCGATCAGTGCACGCCGTGCATCCACTTGCGCAGCGGTTTCACGATCAGGAAGAGCAGCAACGCCGCGCCGCCCGACGTGGCGACTGGAATCATGAAGAAGGTCCCCTTGTTCATGGCGTCGTAGTTGCCCGCGAGCAGGCCGCCGACGAGATTGGCGAGAAAGCTCGACACGAACCACGTGCCCATGAGCAGCGATCCGAAGCGCGCCGGGGAGAGCTTGGTCACGAGCGACAGACCGATGGGCGAGAGGCACAGCTCGCCGACCGTGGCGAAGAAGTAGCTGCCGAGCAGCCACAGCAAGCCCACGCGTCCCATCGTCTTGTCCACGATGAGACCGGCGAAGACCATGATGACGAAACTGACCGCCAAAAACGCGAGACCCCACGCCATTTTCATCGGCGTGGACGGCTCGATGTTCGCTTTCGCCATGCGCACCCACACCATGGAGAACAGCGGCGCCATGACGAAGATGAGGAAGGGATTGACCGACTGGAACCAACTCGTCGGGAACTCCCAACCGAGCAACGGGATCATGCGGTCGGTGGAATGCTCGGCGAAGAGCGTGAGCGAGCTGCCCGCCTGTTCGAACGACATCCAGAAGAATAGCACGAAGAACACGAGGATGAAGATCACGGCGATGCGATGCTTCTCCTCGGTGGTCAGCGGCGTCTGATGGTGGTCTTTCGTCGGCTGGTACTCGGGGCGTAGTCCCGCGTCGCCCAGATAACGCTTCTGGCCCCACATGTAGAGCAGCAGGCCGGCGACCATGCCCACGCCCGCGGCGGCGAAGCCGAAGTGCCAGCCCACGCGCTCGCCCAGGGTGCCGCACACGAGCGGAGAAAAGAACGCGCCGAGGTTGATGCCCATGTAGAAGATCGTGAAACCGCCGTCGCGCCGCGGATCGTCCTTGCCGTAGAGCTTGCCGACGGTCGTCGAAATGTTCGGCTTGAAGAATCCATTGCCGAAGATCAGCAGCGTGAGGGCCGCATAGAAGAAAAACATCGACGAAAACGCCATGGAAAAGTGCCCGAGCGCCATGAGCGTTCCGCCGACGAGGATGCTCTTTCGCGCGCCCAAGTATCGGTCGGCGATGTATCCGCCCAGGAGCGGCGTCAGATATACGAGACCCGTGTACCAGCCGTAGACCGTGCCCGCCTTCTCGGTGCTGAACATCAACTCCTTCGTCATGTAGAGCACGAGCAGCGCCCGCATACCGTAGTACGAGAAACGCTCCCACATCTCGACGAAGAACAGGAGGTACAGTCCCTTGGGATGGCCGTTGCCGGCGAGCGCGACGGACGACATGGGCGGCCCCTTTCGCAAATGACGAAAATTCAGTTGGGGAACAGGGTCCGGCGGGGCGCGGCTCCCACCGATTGGGCATGTTTAGAGGGATTCGCCCGCGCACGCAAGGACGGTATCAGCGGCGGCGCGATCGCCCTCGCCGGCGGTGTCGCTTCGCCCGCGCGCTCACGTTCGCCACGACGTCGACCTTGCGCATTCGGCCCTCGGGGCCGATAAAAGGCGCATGCCGAAGACGATCACGGAAACGATCGACCGGGGAAACGTCGGCGTGCGTCTCGACGCCTTTGTGGCGCAGGCCGCGCGCGTGTCGCGGGCCGACGCCGTGCGGCGCATCGAGGCGGAGCTCGTGCGCGTCAACGGTGCGGTCGTGCCGAAAGGCCGCGTGCTGGAGCGCGGTGACGTGGTCATGATCGACGAGGCGGAGGCGACCGGTTGGCCTCGGCCGGATGTGCGTTATGAGGTCGTCTTCTCGGACGAGCGGTTGATCGTCGTGCACAAGCCTCCGGGCGTGCACACGGTCGAGGTTCCGGCGGGGGACGAGCGTGTGCTCGCCCGGGCGCTGGCTTTCGATCACCCCGACCTCATGGCGCTCGGTCCGCCCGACTACGGCGCGTGCCATCGGCTCGACGAAGGCACGTCCGGCGTGGTGATTTTCGCGCGCAGCGAGGACCTGTACGTCCGGGTCCGCGAATCATTTTCGAATCATCGCGCGGAGAAGACCTACTGGGCTCTTGTCGCCGGGTCGCCACGCGATGATTGGCGCGTCGACGTGCCCATCGGGCATCCGCGCCGCCGTGCCGACCATGTGGTGACCGAGGAAGGCCGCGGGCTCGTGCCGGCGTCCACCGCGTTTCGCGCAATCCGCCGATATGACCGCTGTGCGCTGGTCGAGGCCGTCACGCGGACCGGTGCGCGTCATCAGATCCGCGCCCATCTCGCGCACTCGGGCTGCCCGATCGTCGGCGATCCGCTCTATGGCGGCCCGCCCGACGCCCGTCTGCGTCTCCATGCGAAAAACGTGTGTCTGCCGGACCCCGAAAACCGGACGCGGGAATTGCGGTTCGAGTGTCAGGCCGACGCAGGTTTTCTCGTCATTCCGGGTGTCGCGTAACGGCGTCGCGAAAAAAATCCTCGAAGCGCCGTTAAGACATTGCGTTGCGGGATGCGACCGATTTATCATGAGGATTCCACACAATTGGGGGACGACCATGGGCTTCTTCAAGGACATGAAGAACATGATGAACAACGCCAACACGCTCGTGAATTCCGCGCAGCAATACCAGAATCAAGCCGTCGCCCAGCAGCAGGCGGCGACGCAGCCGTACGACCCGAACGATCCGTCGTTCTCGCCCATCGAGGGCGTTTCGCTGGATCTCTACGCCGAAATCACCGCCGGATTGCTCAAGAACGGCGTCACGGGCATCGAGAACGTCACCAAATTCGCGGAGTCGAAGGGCGTGGCGGCGGGCGCGTGGACCGCGGTCCAGAACGGATGGGTTTCGCGCATGGGGCAGTCGCCCGCGGTGATGAATCGGTACGGCCACATCTACAACGCCTTTCTGAAATAGAACTCTGACCTGACCGCGCCCGGGGCCGCACGCCCCGGGCGCTTTTGCGCCACCACCAGCGCGGGGGGAGTCATGCGTTCGTTCGGCGGGATCGTGAATATCGGCGGCGGCGTGCTGATGACGATCATCGGCATCGTGCTGCTCGTGCTGGGCATTCTCGGGATCGGCGAGCGGCTCACGTTCATCATCGTGGGCGCGGCGTTCATCCCCGGCGGGCTGTTCATGGCGTGGATGGGCAAATGGATGATG
Proteins encoded in this window:
- a CDS encoding SUMF1/EgtB/PvdO family nonheme iron enzyme translates to MALTCPYCGHPNFATAKTCRRCRKDLSNLCSECGQPRTPGSSFCTHCGSILDIKIDTEIYKKPLVRNPVPETPGKKADPVVLPVNRVNRTLKKCPECFHKIDEAALFCIYCGYVFDPIPATPPPVVRPEVPVEPEKPATKAPPKPAAKPAAVPPPPKPDDSPRAMKPGPAAASPETGPTSPKPRAAAPRPAPSAKPADAARENASPAPPRPVKTPPIAAQAPNVDDTPTPPPRPRPDFVKPAAETVEQEPEPPKPSPESAPESPEAVAEKEEPKAAEGARFGGRAPLDEQVPEFDPKKNAFLDVELDEVELEGVPGLVPLPVIPEYTALDAVEVGAGRPVIASIETVGVDGGLFPINANGRAIELRPFRIDRYPVTNEMYRRFVEATGIEPPPDWIDGRSIHGTDRYPVTSVTFHQAQAFAKWAGKRLPSALEWEKAATGGSSRRYPWGEDPDPARAHFDADRGCLDHVDAHPEGASPVGCEDLMGNACEWTVDPDRAEPLLKGGCYLDDISVVTVATRLRTSPAEQSPLIGFRCVQDVESA
- the hemW gene encoding radical SAM family heme chaperone HemW, with the protein product MFDSPDTVAVYVHIPWCASKCWYCDFNSHAHATPPEREYTDALLAEWRARLDEAGGPVASIYFGGGTPSSFSPDAIARVIRALRADADVVDDVEITLEANPGTVDSARIAGFAEAGVNRISLGVQSLDPDVLVKLGRRHSPEDVIRAALAVRAANVTNFNLDLMFGIPERPAGRLERDLDELLALDSPHVSAYCLTIYDDTHLGRERRRGRRAEMGEDDASDEFARVCERLEASGRPQYEIANFGRPGFESRHNTHYWLRGRYIGLGAGAYSFFHAPGDPTGVRFENEKSPESYMDRIGETLSARVWEERLTMDQALGEAMFLGLRRIAGIDPAKIAERYGVDPRERFRSELTELGERGWITDDGASISLTREGLFVSDEVFCRFV
- a CDS encoding peptide MFS transporter; the protein is MSSVALAGNGHPKGLYLLFFVEMWERFSYYGMRALLVLYMTKELMFSTEKAGTVYGWYTGLVYLTPLLGGYIADRYLGARKSILVGGTLMALGHFSMAFSSMFFFYAALTLLIFGNGFFKPNISTTVGKLYGKDDPRRDGGFTIFYMGINLGAFFSPLVCGTLGERVGWHFGFAAAGVGMVAGLLLYMWGQKRYLGDAGLRPEYQPTKDHHQTPLTTEEKHRIAVIFILVFFVLFFWMSFEQAGSSLTLFAEHSTDRMIPLLGWEFPTSWFQSVNPFLIFVMAPLFSMVWVRMAKANIEPSTPMKMAWGLAFLAVSFVIMVFAGLIVDKTMGRVGLLWLLGSYFFATVGELCLSPIGLSLVTKLSPARFGSLLMGTWFVSSFLANLVGGLLAGNYDAMNKGTFFMIPVATSGGAALLLFLIVKPLRKWMHGVH
- a CDS encoding RluA family pseudouridine synthase, with the protein product MPKTITETIDRGNVGVRLDAFVAQAARVSRADAVRRIEAELVRVNGAVVPKGRVLERGDVVMIDEAEATGWPRPDVRYEVVFSDERLIVVHKPPGVHTVEVPAGDERVLARALAFDHPDLMALGPPDYGACHRLDEGTSGVVIFARSEDLYVRVRESFSNHRAEKTYWALVAGSPRDDWRVDVPIGHPRRRADHVVTEEGRGLVPASTAFRAIRRYDRCALVEAVTRTGARHQIRAHLAHSGCPIVGDPLYGGPPDARLRLHAKNVCLPDPENRTRELRFECQADAGFLVIPGVA